DNA sequence from the Maribacter dokdonensis DSW-8 genome:
AGAACTACTATAGCGTTTTTCATTTTCGTGATACACTTTCTTAGCCGCTTCAAAACTACTGCTAGCTAAAAGATCTTGAAGATAACTTGGCAAGTTTCTATTTGCTTGTTGTTTATCTATTGCATCAAATTCATAAATATTATTTCGAATTTTAGCTAGGTCACTAGCTCTATTATTCTTAGTAGCATAATTAGCATGTTTTGTACTTATTGCAATTACACCGCCCGCGGCAACCTGCCCATATCTTCCAACGCCAGCAAGACCAGGTATTACCGCTATGCGCTCAATAACATTTAAATCTAAAAAATACGGAACATCTTCATAAATTACTCCGTCAATTTCGAATATTGCAGGTCTAATATTATTAATTGACCCTTTACCTCCTCTTATAAACACAGCAACTTTGGTAAAAGAACATCCAAAACAAGTATTTCCATTGGTTACATTATCAATGCGAACCCCAGCTATTTTACCATCTAAAGCTGCTAGAATATTTGGCGCCGATAAGTTCAAACTCTTACCATCTACAATAGTTATTGCATGACCAATTGTTTTTTTATCAAGAGTTCCATAAGCACTCTTAGCAAATTCATCATTCGTTAAATATTCAGAGAACATTTCTGCCTCGGTTTTCTTTAAACGCGCTCTTTCAGTAACGGTAACACCTTCTAGTTCTTCAACCATCAAATTCATGGTGACGTTGATATTATGTATGGTCTCCAATACGGTACGTTCCATTTTTTCGAAACCCAAATAATCAAAACTAATGACATCTCCTATTTGTGCCATAATGGTATATCTACCATACGCATCTGTTTGTGTATGCTTTAATGACTCCGCTATTTGAACAGTAGCATTTTCAACAGGCTTACCATTATTAAAAACAAAACCTGTAATTGATCTATGCGTTTTAATAGGGTTGGTATTTATTATTGGAGTTTTAAAAGAATTTTGAAGAGTTTTGTTTCTGGAATAATTTGATATTTGAGAAATGTCATCCTCACTCAAAGTAGAAGTATTTACATAAAAAGTCATTGCATCTCCCCTGAACGTTTTCCATTGTCCCTGGCTAACATATCTTCTGTACGATGTACTTGGTCTATAATCTGCTGCCAAAACCAAGCCCACACGTTTACCATATACTTTCAATAATTCTAGACCAATACTAAAATCTTCATCTACAATAAGGTTGTACGGCTTTAAATCTACGGTTACCATTCCAGGAGATTTGCCTATCATTTTGGTAACGTTCTTTTTCAATAATTTATCTTCAGGATAAATGGTGCCGCCTTTATATACATTAATGCGCACCAATACACTATCAGAATAATTTTCGTTTAGATAAAAGTGAAAATCTTTTAAGAAGTGCTTCTTTTTATCAACACTTATCCTTGTCACCAATTCAGCCCCCAAAGAACCATCGCCTTTCCAATACCCAAACTTATTTTTACTAGGATAGGAAAAGCCTACAACATCATCTTTTTTACCTTTCAGATATTTAGCGGATACGATTGCCTCATGTAATTGCATTGCCTGGGGCTTCATAACAACTTTTTGAAACAACAAATTATTAAAATTTACCTCTGAAATTTTAAGCCGAATGGTTTTATAACCTACAGAAGAAAATTGTAGCACATCTGTATTAGAAAAATCAGCCTTATTAATCTCTAGATAAAATTTACCATCAAAATTACTTACGGTACCTACACCTTTATTTACAACTCCAATATTTACAAAAGGAAGCGTCTCTTTCGTATCAGCATCCACTACTGTTCCTTTAAATTGATGTTGCCCAAAAAGTCCTATACTTAGCGTACACAAAAGCAATAAAAGATAATACTTTATATGAAGTTTAGTAATCCATTTCATTAAGCGAGTTATTCAATAACCGTCAGGTTACTCTTAAATATATGAATAACAAGCTTTTAAACCTAACATAATAAATAGAAAATAAGATTTTTAATACATCAACAATATTTTGTCTTACAAATTAAGATTAATTTCCCTGATGATTTTTCACTCGTGGTATCAACAATAATTCCGTCTGTCTTCCATTTACATATCTAAATCCATCTTCACCATAGAAGCCGGCTTCTTCAAGCATAATTCTGATATCTCTATTCCATTCCGGTATGTTGATGGTCGTGTTTAATTCAATAGCATAAACAGTATTTGGATTAAGTCCATAATTTTCTCCATCGTCACGCATAACACCACCTTGAGCATCCCACATTCCAATAGTTGTTCCGGCAGAATGACCATAAGTACCTAACGGGTGCGTGTAAATAGAAGGTCTTAACCCTACAGCTTTAGCCTCGTCCAGCGATTTTTTAAGAATTTCATTTCCAGATCTTCCTTTAATCATATTACTGGTTAGAAAGTCTTGCAATTTATTCCCTTCCTTTAGTCCGTTTACTAAAAATTCTGGGGCAGCAGTTTCTTCTGGCTTTAGTACATACGCTAATTCTTGACAATCAGTATTTAAACGCAAATACGTAATACCGAAATCGCAGTGGACCAAGTCCCCTGGTAATATCACTGTATCTTCTGGTCTACCAGAGAAAGAGTACAGGTGACTTACCAATTCCTCTTTACTTCGCTGTACATCTATGGTTGGGTGAAACCAGGTTTCTAAACCTAAATCTGTCACTTTTTGGCGCATCCACCATTCAACCTCAGAAGTCGTGGTAATTCCCGGAGTTATTACTTTCTCTGAGAATGCTTCGGCTATGATATCATGTGTAATATCTACCAATTGATCATATATAACCATTTCACGCTCCGTTCTAGTTTCGATCCAGCGTACGGCTAGTTGCTCTGCAGATGTTACTTTTGAAGTATACTTTTTAGGCAGATTTGCCATGAATTCCTCATAATCCGTCTTTACCAAACCATCGGCAATATTATGGTCTGTAGAATAATTAAGTCCGATTTTTTTTGGATTTCTTTCTGATATTAACTGCATTAACCTCTTCCATTGATTAGGCTCCTTTTCCTTATCCCAAGCGGAAACAATATTCTTACCAACATTATAACGAGCAACGGCTAATTTTTCAATAGTGTTCTTTGCTTTATCTCTATAAAACAAAAGAATAGTTCTTCTACGGGCATTTAACCACGTAGCAGGCAGCATGGTCTTAATAACCGGATCCTCATTGTATTCCCTTGAAATTACCACCCACATGTCTAAGTCAGCAGCATCCATAAGTTTTGGAAGTAAGTTGTTAAAACGGTCGTCTAGAATTTCATCTATAACAATGGCTCTTTCTTTTTCATTGAGGATTTGTTGGGCGTTACTTTTACTAATAAAAATTAGAAATGTAAAAAGGAATAGTTTTTTCATAAGTGTTGTTTGGTATAAGCCTTGAAAATACAAAATTTCACTTGTTAGAAATAAACTATCCCTTGAATATCAATTTGTTTTATTATTTAAGTATAATTAATAGCCGTTCGCTACCAATTTATCATTAGCACTTTTAACCAACCTAATAAACTCTGCTCTATATCCATTTAC
Encoded proteins:
- a CDS encoding carboxypeptidase-like regulatory domain-containing protein — translated: MKWITKLHIKYYLLLLLCTLSIGLFGQHQFKGTVVDADTKETLPFVNIGVVNKGVGTVSNFDGKFYLEINKADFSNTDVLQFSSVGYKTIRLKISEVNFNNLLFQKVVMKPQAMQLHEAIVSAKYLKGKKDDVVGFSYPSKNKFGYWKGDGSLGAELVTRISVDKKKHFLKDFHFYLNENYSDSVLVRINVYKGGTIYPEDKLLKKNVTKMIGKSPGMVTVDLKPYNLIVDEDFSIGLELLKVYGKRVGLVLAADYRPSTSYRRYVSQGQWKTFRGDAMTFYVNTSTLSEDDISQISNYSRNKTLQNSFKTPIINTNPIKTHRSITGFVFNNGKPVENATVQIAESLKHTQTDAYGRYTIMAQIGDVISFDYLGFEKMERTVLETIHNINVTMNLMVEELEGVTVTERARLKKTEAEMFSEYLTNDEFAKSAYGTLDKKTIGHAITIVDGKSLNLSAPNILAALDGKIAGVRIDNVTNGNTCFGCSFTKVAVFIRGGKGSINNIRPAIFEIDGVIYEDVPYFLDLNVIERIAVIPGLAGVGRYGQVAAGGVIAISTKHANYATKNNRASDLAKIRNNIYEFDAIDKQQANRNLPSYLQDLLASSSFEAAKKVYHENEKRYSSSASFFLDAYIYFTANWEQEEFNNVIISNHQSLFVDNINEMKALAYAYQREGKFEKANELYTSVFVKRPNYAQSYRDLANSYIEVNEVQKAANLYSRYTKLLNESFLVADTIGLHPIITTEFNHFLQHKTDYAISSEDLKEVAEMRKGADTRLLFEWNDDEAEFDLQFVNPENRYFVSSTSLYSQNEYFGKQENSSSKEFFLESDIQGEWIININYKGNKSGLPTYLKVTAFSGYGTDNEESTIRIYRLSLKNVNQNLFYLPTLGADNLN
- a CDS encoding M24 family metallopeptidase, encoding MKKLFLFTFLIFISKSNAQQILNEKERAIVIDEILDDRFNNLLPKLMDAADLDMWVVISREYNEDPVIKTMLPATWLNARRRTILLFYRDKAKNTIEKLAVARYNVGKNIVSAWDKEKEPNQWKRLMQLISERNPKKIGLNYSTDHNIADGLVKTDYEEFMANLPKKYTSKVTSAEQLAVRWIETRTEREMVIYDQLVDITHDIIAEAFSEKVITPGITTTSEVEWWMRQKVTDLGLETWFHPTIDVQRSKEELVSHLYSFSGRPEDTVILPGDLVHCDFGITYLRLNTDCQELAYVLKPEETAAPEFLVNGLKEGNKLQDFLTSNMIKGRSGNEILKKSLDEAKAVGLRPSIYTHPLGTYGHSAGTTIGMWDAQGGVMRDDGENYGLNPNTVYAIELNTTINIPEWNRDIRIMLEEAGFYGEDGFRYVNGRQTELLLIPRVKNHQGN